From a region of the Bradyrhizobium sp. KBS0727 genome:
- a CDS encoding catalase, with amino-acid sequence MSNETKRPPLSHASGTPVTDNLNIQTAGPRGPALLQDVWLIEKLAHFHREVIPERRMHAKGSGAHGTFTVTHDITRYTKAKIFSKIGKQTPMFARFSTVAGERGAADAERDIRGFALKFYTEEGNWDVVGNNTPVFFFRDPLRFPDLNHAIKRDPRTGMRSADNNWDFWTLLPEALHQVTIVMSERGIPKSFRHMHGFGSHTYSFLNAANERIWVKFHFRSQQGIQNLTDAEAEALVGKDRESHQRDLFGSIEAGDFPRWTLFIQVMTDAQAKAFPFNPFDLTKVWPKGDFPLIEVGFFELHRNPENVFAEVEQAAFSPANIVPGISYSPDKMLQARLFSYGDAQRYRLGVNHHHIPVNAPKCPFHSYHRDGAMRTDGNLGGTPTYFPNSRGEWTDQPQLNEPPLEITGAAAHWDHRVDDDHWQQPGDLFRKMSPQQKQTLFDNTARQVGGAAKHIQDRHVANCMKADPAYGKGVADALVKFAANNSDASSGKPALADAH; translated from the coding sequence ATGAGCAATGAGACCAAACGCCCGCCGCTTTCCCATGCATCCGGTACCCCGGTCACGGACAATCTCAACATTCAGACCGCCGGGCCGCGAGGGCCGGCGCTGTTGCAGGACGTCTGGCTGATCGAAAAGCTGGCCCATTTCCACCGCGAGGTGATTCCGGAACGGCGGATGCACGCCAAGGGCTCCGGTGCTCACGGCACCTTTACCGTCACGCACGATATCACCCGCTACACCAAGGCGAAGATCTTCTCAAAGATCGGAAAGCAGACGCCGATGTTCGCCCGCTTTTCTACCGTCGCAGGCGAGCGCGGCGCCGCGGACGCCGAGCGCGACATCCGCGGCTTCGCGCTGAAGTTCTATACCGAAGAGGGCAACTGGGACGTCGTAGGAAACAACACCCCGGTGTTCTTCTTCCGCGATCCGCTGCGCTTTCCCGATCTCAATCACGCCATCAAGCGTGATCCGCGAACCGGCATGCGCAGTGCCGACAACAACTGGGACTTCTGGACGCTGCTGCCGGAAGCTCTGCACCAGGTCACGATCGTCATGAGCGAGCGCGGCATCCCGAAGAGCTTCCGCCACATGCACGGCTTCGGCAGCCACACCTACAGTTTCCTCAACGCCGCAAACGAGCGCATCTGGGTCAAGTTCCACTTCCGCAGCCAGCAGGGCATCCAGAACCTGACGGACGCGGAAGCCGAGGCGCTCGTGGGCAAGGATCGCGAGAGCCATCAGCGGGATCTCTTCGGAAGCATCGAGGCCGGAGATTTCCCACGCTGGACGCTCTTCATCCAGGTGATGACGGACGCCCAGGCGAAGGCTTTCCCATTCAACCCCTTCGACCTGACGAAGGTCTGGCCAAAGGGCGATTTCCCGCTGATCGAGGTCGGATTTTTCGAGCTCCACCGAAATCCCGAAAACGTCTTCGCCGAGGTCGAACAGGCGGCGTTTTCACCTGCCAACATCGTGCCGGGCATCAGCTATTCGCCCGACAAGATGCTGCAGGCGCGTCTGTTCTCCTATGGAGATGCGCAGCGGTATCGCCTCGGGGTCAATCACCACCACATCCCGGTCAACGCGCCGAAATGTCCGTTCCACAGCTATCATCGTGATGGCGCGATGCGCACCGACGGCAATCTCGGCGGAACGCCGACCTACTTCCCCAACAGCCGCGGCGAGTGGACTGATCAGCCGCAGCTCAACGAGCCGCCGCTCGAGATTACGGGCGCTGCCGCCCACTGGGATCACCGGGTCGACGACGATCACTGGCAGCAGCCGGGCGATCTGTTCCGGAAAATGAGTCCGCAACAGAAGCAGACACTGTTCGACAACACCGCTCGCCAGGTCGGCGGCGCCGCGAAGCACATTCAGGACCGACATGTGGCCAACTGCATGAAGGCCGACCCGGCTTACGGCAAGGGCGTCGCTGACGCCCTCGTCAAGTTCGCGGCCAATAACTCCGACGCGTCCAGCGGCAAGCCCGCGCTGGCCGACGCCCACTAA